One window from the genome of Acidobacteriota bacterium encodes:
- a CDS encoding ester cyclase → MRTAGYAIVMIVLTTLMTSPLSAADDPAEVARAFFEKVWSEGDVELAHGIINADFQFHNPMIRIVGPTGPDLVTGRVEMIREAFPDYKIEVLDIFSEGPKVLVRWKAAGTHEGPLGGNEPTGKSMSYEGMTVLEIHNGQIYEEWTIDDFRSGLRQLGIESLQVRRQQ, encoded by the coding sequence ATGAGAACTGCTGGCTACGCCATTGTGATGATTGTGCTGACGACCCTGATGACTTCTCCCCTGAGTGCGGCCGACGATCCCGCCGAAGTGGCGCGAGCCTTCTTCGAGAAGGTCTGGAGCGAAGGCGACGTCGAACTGGCTCACGGCATCATTAACGCCGACTTTCAGTTTCACAATCCCATGATCCGCATCGTGGGCCCCACAGGACCCGATCTGGTCACGGGACGCGTGGAGATGATCCGCGAAGCCTTTCCCGACTATAAGATCGAGGTGCTTGACATCTTCAGCGAGGGGCCCAAGGTTCTGGTGCGCTGGAAGGCTGCGGGAACCCACGAGGGTCCTCTAGGCGGCAACGAGCCGACCGGCAAGAGCATGTCCTACGAGGGCATGACGGTTCTGGAGATCCACAACGGCCAGATCTACGAAGAGTGGACCATCGACGATTTCCGCTCGGGGCTGCGGCAACTGGGTATCGAGAGCTTGCAGGTCAGACGCCAACAGTAG
- a CDS encoding HAMP domain-containing sensor histidine kinase — protein MKAKLFLFFGLLIAGVLAFHWWLVNRAARASVEQAGEAALTATREVAEFFDQRIENLLDHLAEGGEVTLVQAQESVQEKVEAGSEGDKEEKERRVVRVLKQPSESHLVSERELVLDGQPGRLSTRVELHDEGSAFSATLKVKGAGFERTISIPSTDVESTVSDLRSRLLGGTVLALLLGLSGAGFIAYGVSRPLGELTRAARRVASGELGLQVADSTGGEVGAALQSFNRMSQRLQEYDRERRRWQQEEQLSELGQIARGFAHTIRNPLNTLGLVIEELASCPPDDPRAQELAATARRQTARIDSWIRSFLSLAADGEGLQEPVEVGVLLEDVVLEAVQHGQAQVSLDLPEEADLTIKGVQAEIRGMVQALAVNAVEAAPQGHIGLAAKVHPEGGVVISVEDDGPGLPPQVRERLFTPHVTTKSQGSGMGLYLASRVAITRYQGSLSIEDRDPHGSRALLHLRHRRRGSVPSGPSQEPNS, from the coding sequence TTGAAGGCCAAATTATTTCTGTTTTTCGGTTTGCTCATCGCGGGCGTTCTGGCCTTTCACTGGTGGCTGGTCAACCGGGCCGCCCGGGCCTCGGTGGAACAGGCGGGCGAGGCGGCCCTGACGGCTACCCGCGAAGTGGCCGAATTTTTCGACCAGCGCATCGAGAACCTTCTGGACCATTTGGCGGAAGGCGGAGAAGTGACTCTGGTGCAGGCCCAAGAGAGCGTTCAAGAGAAGGTCGAGGCCGGCTCTGAAGGGGACAAGGAAGAGAAAGAACGGCGGGTGGTGCGAGTCCTCAAGCAGCCCTCAGAATCCCACCTCGTATCCGAGAGAGAGCTTGTTCTGGACGGCCAGCCGGGGCGGCTGTCCACGCGGGTTGAGTTGCACGACGAGGGCTCGGCCTTTTCGGCCACTCTCAAGGTCAAGGGGGCGGGATTCGAGCGCACCATCAGCATTCCCTCCACCGACGTCGAATCGACCGTTTCCGACTTGCGCAGCCGTTTGCTGGGAGGCACGGTGTTGGCCTTGCTGCTGGGCCTGTCAGGAGCCGGATTCATCGCCTACGGAGTGAGCCGTCCGCTGGGCGAACTCACACGGGCCGCCCGCAGAGTGGCGTCGGGGGAACTGGGATTGCAGGTTGCCGACTCGACCGGCGGCGAGGTGGGAGCGGCCTTGCAGTCCTTCAACCGCATGTCGCAGCGCCTTCAGGAATACGACCGGGAACGGCGCCGATGGCAGCAGGAAGAGCAGCTCAGCGAACTGGGCCAGATCGCACGCGGATTCGCCCACACCATTCGCAACCCCCTCAACACCTTGGGATTGGTCATCGAAGAGCTGGCCTCCTGCCCGCCCGACGATCCGCGCGCCCAGGAACTGGCCGCTACGGCCCGCCGCCAAACGGCCCGCATCGATTCCTGGATACGCTCTTTCCTCAGCCTGGCCGCTGATGGAGAGGGTCTGCAGGAACCGGTGGAGGTGGGCGTCCTGCTCGAGGACGTGGTGCTGGAGGCCGTGCAGCACGGCCAGGCCCAGGTCTCGCTCGACTTGCCCGAAGAGGCCGACCTGACCATCAAGGGAGTACAGGCCGAGATCCGGGGCATGGTTCAGGCCCTGGCCGTCAATGCCGTGGAGGCGGCCCCTCAGGGACACATCGGTCTGGCCGCCAAGGTCCACCCCGAGGGCGGTGTCGTAATCTCCGTCGAGGACGACGGGCCCGGCTTGCCGCCTCAAGTCCGCGAGCGGCTCTTTACGCCTCATGTCACCACCAAGTCGCAAGGCAGCGGCATGGGGCTCTACCTGGCCAGCCGGGTGGCGATCACGCGCTACCAGGGCAGCCTCTCTATCGAGGACCGCGATCCGCACGGCAGCCGGGCTCTCCTGCATCTGCGTCACCGCCGCCGCGGATCTGTGCCCTCGGGCCCCAGCCAGGAGCCGAACTCATGA
- a CDS encoding sigma-54 dependent transcriptional regulator has translation MKPAHILVVEDEQDQRRIVCRILTREGHQVEEAASAEEAGEALLRSLPDLVVSDWKLPGRDGMHLLKKVQQDFPSVAFIMATAHGSISHAVEAVQAGADDYLVKPFQREVLILAVERALKSHSLVEQNRRLSQALEEREQLVDLLGRAPAMQRIFRRLEKVAATEATILIGGESGTGKGLAARTLHALSSRKHKPFVTIDCAAVPEGLVEAEFFGSEKGAYTGAEERRRGKFEAAEGGTVLLDEVGELPLHLQPKLLRVLQEGRFCRVGSNREVSVDIRLIAATNRDLEAEVAEGTFRQDLYYRLNVVPIIMPPLRERREDIPLLASHFLRSAARRHRMPVPEELPTDILRCLMDYSWPGNVRQLHNLVERLVLFSEDGRLDAQDLPAEVRTDVPSSSGALGEESGNGAFRLPAEGLNWEDHERSLLAQALQRAEGNRTQAARLLGLPYKAFLYRLEKHGLS, from the coding sequence ATGAAGCCGGCCCACATTTTGGTCGTCGAGGACGAACAGGACCAGCGCCGCATCGTCTGCCGCATCCTCACCCGGGAGGGGCACCAGGTGGAAGAGGCCGCCTCGGCTGAAGAAGCCGGCGAAGCCCTCCTCCGCTCCCTCCCCGACCTGGTGGTCAGCGACTGGAAGCTCCCCGGTCGGGACGGCATGCATCTGCTCAAGAAGGTGCAGCAGGACTTTCCTTCGGTGGCCTTCATCATGGCCACCGCCCATGGTTCCATTTCCCATGCCGTGGAGGCCGTACAGGCCGGCGCCGACGACTACCTGGTCAAGCCTTTTCAGCGGGAAGTGCTGATCCTGGCCGTGGAACGGGCGCTTAAGTCGCATTCTCTGGTGGAACAAAACCGCCGCCTCAGCCAAGCCCTGGAGGAGCGCGAGCAATTAGTGGATCTGCTGGGAAGGGCCCCCGCCATGCAGCGCATCTTCCGGCGGCTGGAGAAAGTGGCCGCCACCGAGGCCACCATCCTCATCGGAGGCGAAAGCGGCACCGGAAAAGGACTGGCGGCCCGCACTCTGCACGCCCTCTCCTCACGCAAGCACAAACCCTTTGTCACCATCGACTGCGCCGCCGTTCCCGAGGGACTGGTGGAAGCCGAGTTCTTCGGGTCGGAGAAGGGCGCCTACACGGGCGCCGAGGAACGGCGCCGCGGCAAGTTCGAAGCGGCCGAGGGCGGGACGGTCTTGCTGGACGAGGTGGGAGAACTGCCCCTGCACCTTCAGCCCAAGCTCTTGCGAGTGCTGCAAGAAGGACGCTTTTGCCGCGTCGGCTCCAACCGCGAAGTGAGCGTGGACATCCGCCTCATCGCCGCCACCAACCGCGACTTGGAGGCCGAGGTGGCCGAGGGCACATTCCGCCAGGACCTCTATTACCGGCTCAACGTGGTGCCCATCATCATGCCGCCCCTTCGGGAAAGGCGCGAAGACATCCCGCTGTTGGCCTCCCACTTTCTGCGCAGCGCCGCCCGCCGCCACCGCATGCCCGTCCCGGAAGAGCTGCCCACCGACATTCTCCGCTGCCTGATGGACTACTCCTGGCCCGGAAACGTGCGTCAACTGCACAACCTCGTCGAGCGCCTGGTGCTTTTCTCCGAGGACGGCCGGCTCGACGCTCAGGACTTGCCGGCAGAAGTGCGGACGGACGTACCCAGTTCCTCCGGGGCCTTGGGCGAAGAGTCGGGCAACGGGGCCTTCCGCCTGCCTGCCGAGGGCTTGAACTGGGAAGACCACGAGCGCTCGCTGCTGGCCCAGGCCCTGCAGCGCGCCGAAGGCAACCGCACCCAGGCCGCCCGCCTGCTTGGCCTTCCCTACAAAGCCTTCCTCTACCGGCTGGAAAAACACGGCCTGAGCTAG
- a CDS encoding PQQ-binding-like beta-propeller repeat protein → MEGQNLPLEWNGESGHNIRWKREIPGLAHSSPVLWGGRIYLTTAVNLEAESSYKHGLYGAGTAADDSGQVHRWQVYCLDALSGRVIWVRTAHEGRPEFKRHIKSTYASSSPATDGRRLAALFGSQGLFVYDMEGNLLWSKDLGDMDVGAYNAPTYEWGPASSPIITQDMVIVQVDTQQDDFLAAFDAADGKELWRTAREELPSWGTPAYYPGPGPAQIVTNGSNYIRAYDPFSGQEIWRLGGSSKITAPTPVFNQDRIIVASGRSPEKPIFAVSPQARGDITLQGEETSSDAVLWSKRGRGPYMPTPLIYGDYLYSLNNNGILDCYRLSDGEEIYRQRVGHAGGGFSASPVASGGLLYLSSEDGEVLIIEAGPVYREVARNELGERIMATPALGHDTLYVRAENHLFAIGR, encoded by the coding sequence ATGGAGGGGCAGAACCTGCCCCTGGAGTGGAACGGCGAGAGCGGCCACAATATCCGCTGGAAGCGCGAAATTCCGGGATTGGCCCATTCCAGTCCCGTCCTGTGGGGCGGACGCATTTACCTCACCACCGCCGTCAACCTGGAAGCCGAGTCCAGCTACAAGCACGGCCTTTACGGGGCCGGCACGGCGGCCGACGACAGCGGCCAGGTCCATCGATGGCAGGTGTATTGCCTGGACGCCCTCAGCGGACGCGTCATCTGGGTACGCACGGCCCATGAGGGGCGTCCCGAGTTCAAGCGCCACATCAAGTCCACCTACGCCAGTTCCTCTCCCGCTACCGACGGCCGCCGCCTGGCCGCCCTCTTCGGCTCCCAGGGGCTCTTCGTCTACGACATGGAAGGGAATCTGCTGTGGAGCAAAGACCTGGGCGACATGGACGTAGGCGCCTACAACGCGCCCACCTACGAATGGGGACCCGCCAGCTCGCCCATCATCACCCAGGACATGGTCATCGTCCAGGTCGATACCCAGCAGGACGACTTCCTGGCAGCCTTCGACGCCGCCGACGGAAAGGAATTGTGGCGCACCGCCCGAGAAGAGCTCCCAAGCTGGGGCACGCCCGCCTATTACCCCGGCCCGGGCCCGGCCCAGATCGTCACAAACGGATCCAACTACATCCGCGCCTATGACCCCTTCAGCGGCCAGGAGATCTGGAGACTGGGCGGAAGCTCCAAGATCACGGCTCCCACTCCCGTCTTCAACCAAGACCGCATCATCGTGGCCAGCGGACGCTCGCCTGAAAAGCCTATCTTCGCCGTCTCGCCTCAGGCCCGCGGCGACATCACCTTGCAAGGCGAGGAGACCTCCAGCGATGCCGTCCTCTGGAGCAAGCGGGGACGCGGACCCTACATGCCCACCCCGCTCATCTACGGCGACTACCTCTACTCGCTCAACAACAACGGCATTCTCGACTGCTACCGTCTTTCCGACGGCGAGGAAATCTATCGTCAGCGGGTCGGGCACGCGGGCGGAGGCTTCAGCGCCTCGCCGGTGGCCAGCGGAGGACTTCTCTACCTCAGCAGCGAGGACGGCGAGGTCCTCATCATCGAAGCGGGACCCGTCTATCGCGAAGTAGCCCGCAATGAACTCGGAGAGCGCATTATGGCCACTCCCGCCCTGGGCCACGACACGCTCTACGTGCGCGCCGAAAACCACCTGTTCGCCATCGGTCGTTGA
- a CDS encoding peroxidase: MFLKDVKDASPQGPYATAIRDLREAGKMVPEIMHLFAYKPDRTGFLSRFAEGVMRGPSPLSPGMRELIAAFTSTRNQCPF; this comes from the coding sequence ATGTTTTTAAAGGACGTCAAGGACGCATCACCGCAAGGACCCTACGCCACCGCCATTAGAGACCTGCGCGAGGCCGGCAAGATGGTGCCTGAAATCATGCACCTCTTCGCCTACAAACCCGACCGCACGGGATTCCTCTCCCGCTTTGCCGAAGGCGTCATGCGCGGCCCCTCGCCCCTTTCGCCGGGAATGCGCGAATTGATCGCGGCCTTTACCTCGACCCGCAACCAGTGCCCCTTCTGA
- a CDS encoding ADOP family duplicated permease encodes MWAKMRSWWRSLRDRKGFESDLSAEFEHHLESRKRHLMQSGLSQGEARRRARREFGDAEALKRDCRQARGLYWSDELARHAGFALRLLRRHPTFAVSVLLTLGLTIGANTAIYSIVDGLLIQPLPYRQPERLYVLTSDIESPRGSARRWSHSGAEWEVVRDRAQGLETACFSGWPQGSNLVVGEWARHVSQGRVGAGYFQVLGVELPAGREFSSAEDSPLGGAVAILGHDLAESLFAGPQQALGQDISLAGQPHQVIGVLPSNFRSPYGEEVWTPLRPSTQGEGEGANYGILIRPGEGLSSDQAQAQISLLSGTLAEAARLPDDFSVRYRLAPLQSDLVREVKRPLVIIWVAVGLTLLIGCVNIAGLLLARQARRRRELAVRYGLGGGRGAVIRQMLTESLVMAALGALLGTGLGYLGKEGLELLAQDAFGLWQPVAFNLRVLLVTSLSALLASLLFGLAPAWQAARLDVRQSLSQGSGRSSQDASSRRFSHLLVVAQVALGVVLLVAAGLLLRTLLHLRALDPGIDPSGVVTGKLSLTDARYRDPQSVQRLFVQSLQQIRASAGVEEAAVALTLPYERAVNLGFRLQQDGEQGPGQVTDAVYVTPGFFQALRVPLLQGRLLEPRDDQQHSPVAVVNRAFVERYLDGGPALGRRLAAVGEMREIVGVVGDVQHRPVWGGQRGPLGNVPTLYVAAQQSSGLFRFAHRFFSPSWVVRSRLSEAEAAEVIRSAVHSLDPLLPFSRFQSMDSVMAESWSHQRLQAFLMLALAALALLLSTVGLYGVVAQAALRRRRETGIRMALGCGRWRAVLRVALPGMVLTLVGAGLGTLGAWSGMRLLDHLLTGVTAHDPLTFLSVLGLVVGAALAASLLPPLRVTRATPSQILRRD; translated from the coding sequence ATGTGGGCGAAGATGAGGTCGTGGTGGCGTTCACTAAGAGACCGGAAAGGCTTCGAATCCGACCTGTCGGCTGAATTCGAGCATCACCTGGAAAGCCGCAAACGGCATCTGATGCAAAGCGGACTGAGCCAAGGAGAGGCCCGGCGCAGAGCCCGCCGCGAGTTCGGCGACGCCGAGGCCCTCAAACGCGACTGCCGCCAGGCCCGCGGACTTTACTGGAGCGACGAACTGGCCCGCCATGCCGGTTTCGCCCTGCGCCTGCTGCGCCGCCACCCCACCTTTGCCGTCAGCGTCCTGCTCACGCTGGGACTGACCATCGGCGCCAACACGGCCATCTACAGCATCGTCGACGGACTCCTGATCCAGCCCCTGCCCTACCGCCAACCCGAGCGCCTTTACGTACTGACCTCCGACATCGAATCGCCGCGCGGTTCGGCCCGGCGTTGGAGCCATAGCGGGGCCGAGTGGGAAGTCGTGCGCGACCGGGCCCAGGGACTGGAGACGGCTTGCTTCTCAGGCTGGCCTCAAGGCAGCAACCTGGTGGTAGGCGAGTGGGCGCGCCACGTCAGTCAGGGACGCGTGGGCGCGGGCTACTTTCAGGTTCTCGGCGTCGAGCTCCCGGCAGGACGCGAGTTCTCCTCCGCCGAGGACTCGCCCCTAGGAGGAGCGGTCGCCATTCTCGGCCACGATCTGGCCGAGAGCCTTTTCGCGGGGCCCCAGCAGGCCCTGGGACAAGACATCTCGCTGGCGGGACAGCCCCACCAGGTCATCGGCGTCCTCCCCTCCAACTTCCGCAGTCCCTACGGCGAAGAAGTGTGGACGCCCTTGCGCCCCTCCACTCAAGGAGAGGGCGAAGGAGCCAACTACGGCATCCTCATCCGTCCCGGAGAGGGGCTCAGCTCGGACCAGGCCCAGGCCCAGATATCGCTGCTGAGCGGGACCCTGGCCGAAGCGGCGCGCCTTCCCGATGACTTTTCCGTCCGCTACCGGCTGGCTCCCTTGCAGAGCGACCTGGTGCGGGAAGTGAAGCGCCCGCTCGTGATCATCTGGGTGGCGGTGGGACTGACTCTGCTGATCGGATGCGTCAATATCGCGGGACTGTTGCTGGCCCGCCAGGCAAGGCGGCGCCGCGAGCTGGCCGTCCGCTACGGCCTGGGCGGCGGACGCGGTGCCGTCATCCGCCAGATGCTGACGGAAAGCCTGGTGATGGCGGCACTGGGAGCGTTGCTGGGAACAGGCCTCGGCTACCTGGGCAAGGAAGGGCTCGAGTTGCTGGCCCAGGACGCTTTCGGGCTGTGGCAGCCGGTCGCCTTCAACCTGCGCGTGCTGCTGGTGACCTCGCTCAGCGCGCTGCTGGCCAGCCTCCTCTTCGGACTGGCCCCAGCCTGGCAGGCCGCCCGGCTGGACGTGCGCCAAAGCCTCTCCCAGGGCAGCGGACGCAGCAGCCAGGACGCTTCCAGCCGCCGCTTCAGCCACCTGCTGGTGGTGGCCCAGGTGGCCCTGGGCGTCGTGCTGCTGGTGGCCGCCGGACTGCTGCTGCGCACCTTGCTGCATTTGCGCGCGCTCGACCCCGGCATCGATCCCTCGGGGGTGGTGACGGGCAAGCTGTCGCTCACCGACGCCCGCTACCGGGACCCTCAAAGCGTCCAGCGCCTCTTCGTCCAGAGCCTGCAGCAGATCCGCGCCTCGGCGGGCGTGGAAGAGGCCGCCGTCGCTTTGACCCTGCCCTACGAGCGCGCCGTCAACCTGGGATTCCGCCTTCAGCAAGACGGAGAGCAAGGGCCGGGCCAGGTCACCGACGCGGTCTACGTCACTCCCGGCTTCTTTCAGGCCCTGCGCGTCCCGCTCTTGCAGGGGCGCTTGTTGGAACCGCGAGACGACCAGCAGCACTCCCCCGTGGCGGTGGTCAACCGGGCCTTTGTCGAACGCTACCTGGATGGCGGTCCCGCCCTGGGACGGCGGCTGGCGGCGGTGGGCGAAATGAGGGAGATCGTGGGCGTGGTCGGGGACGTTCAGCATCGTCCCGTGTGGGGCGGACAGAGGGGGCCGCTGGGCAACGTTCCCACCCTCTACGTGGCCGCCCAGCAAAGCTCAGGACTCTTCCGCTTCGCGCATCGCTTCTTCTCGCCTTCCTGGGTGGTGCGCAGCAGGCTGTCGGAGGCCGAAGCCGCCGAGGTCATCCGATCAGCGGTCCACTCTCTCGACCCGCTGCTGCCCTTTTCCCGATTCCAAAGCATGGATTCGGTGATGGCCGAGTCCTGGTCCCACCAGCGGCTGCAGGCCTTTCTCATGCTGGCGCTGGCCGCCCTGGCGCTGCTGCTCTCCACGGTAGGCCTCTACGGGGTGGTGGCTCAAGCCGCTCTCCGCCGGCGTAGGGAAACCGGCATCCGCATGGCTCTGGGATGCGGGCGCTGGAGAGCCGTCCTCAGGGTGGCCCTGCCGGGGATGGTGCTGACGCTGGTCGGCGCCGGGCTGGGAACCCTGGGGGCCTGGAGCGGAATGCGCTTGCTCGATCACCTGCTCACCGGCGTGACTGCGCACGATCCGCTCACGTTCCTGTCGGTCCTCGGACTTGTCGTGGGCGCGGCCCTCGCCGCCTCTCTGCTGCCCCCCCTGCGCGTCACCCGCGCCACCCCCAGCCAAATCCTGCGCAGAGACTGA
- a CDS encoding PadR family transcriptional regulator: protein MEKSAGFMPGMLEMLILKAVSLGPAHGYGILLRIEKICGQAFGVEQGSLYPALNRLEHRGLLDSEWGVSDNNRRAKYYQLTAAGEKRLQKDSRQWTRLSQAVETALKATPEEA from the coding sequence ATGGAAAAATCGGCGGGCTTCATGCCCGGCATGCTGGAAATGCTCATCCTCAAGGCGGTTTCGCTGGGTCCGGCCCACGGCTACGGCATTTTGCTGCGCATCGAGAAAATCTGCGGACAGGCCTTCGGGGTGGAGCAGGGTTCGCTCTATCCGGCCCTCAACCGGCTGGAACACCGCGGACTGCTCGACTCCGAGTGGGGAGTCTCGGACAACAACAGGCGGGCCAAATACTACCAATTGACGGCAGCGGGCGAGAAGCGCCTGCAAAAGGACAGCCGCCAGTGGACGCGTCTCTCCCAAGCCGTTGAAACCGCTTTAAAAGCGACTCCCGAGGAGGCTTGA
- a CDS encoding nuclear transport factor 2 family protein produces MAEKSPRNVVTEWIEAFNDGDVERIASLYAPSAVNHQVTQDPVEGREAIRAMFQREFSAAEMTCMVENLFEDGQWAILEWRDPLGLRGCGFFQVEEGKIVFQRGYWDKLSFLRMHGLPIPSE; encoded by the coding sequence ATGGCTGAGAAGAGTCCGCGCAATGTGGTGACGGAATGGATAGAGGCTTTCAACGACGGCGACGTGGAGCGCATCGCTTCGCTCTACGCGCCCTCGGCGGTCAATCATCAGGTGACCCAGGATCCGGTGGAGGGACGGGAGGCCATCCGCGCCATGTTCCAGCGCGAGTTTTCGGCGGCCGAGATGACCTGCATGGTCGAGAACCTGTTCGAGGACGGTCAATGGGCCATTCTGGAGTGGCGCGATCCTCTGGGCTTGCGGGGATGCGGCTTCTTTCAGGTCGAGGAGGGCAAGATCGTCTTCCAGCGCGGCTACTGGGACAAGCTCAGCTTCCTGCGCATGCACGGCCTTCCCATCCCCTCCGAGTAG
- a CDS encoding FAD-containing oxidoreductase, which yields MTQEYDAIIIGTGQAGPPLAGEFDGRGLKVAIIERHQVGGSCVNHGCIPTKALVASAQVAHQARRAGDFGIQVTGRVGADMKRVKARMREISGQSNESVTQWLEGMENVDLIRGHARLEGPGRVRVGSDLLTAPKIFLNVGARARVPEMPGLDEIDYLTSTGLLKLEELPEHLVVIGGGYIGLEFAQMYRRFGSRVTVVEMGPRLMKHEDEDVAEAVGEILAEEGIELRLNAECIGFSPRNSGIAVQVECGEGPPEVVGSHVLLAVGRIPNTDDLGLEKAGIELDKGGYVPVDDRLRSPVESIWAIGDCNGKGAFTHTSYNDYEIVANQLFGDGSRKVSDRITCYGLYIDPPLGRIGLNESQALQSGRKALMGKRPMSKVGRAKEFGQTQGFIKILVDPDSEEILGAAILGLSGDEAVHCLLDVMYAKTPYTVISQAVHIHPTVSELIPTVLQSLEPLEDEGD from the coding sequence ATGACTCAAGAATATGACGCCATCATTATTGGGACGGGGCAGGCGGGGCCGCCCCTGGCCGGGGAGTTTGATGGGAGGGGATTGAAGGTCGCCATTATTGAACGGCATCAGGTCGGGGGCAGTTGCGTCAATCATGGCTGCATACCCACCAAGGCGCTGGTGGCCAGTGCGCAGGTGGCTCATCAGGCCCGGCGGGCGGGCGATTTCGGTATTCAGGTCACGGGCCGGGTCGGGGCCGATATGAAACGGGTCAAGGCCCGCATGCGGGAGATTTCAGGACAGTCGAATGAAAGCGTGACCCAGTGGCTGGAGGGCATGGAGAACGTCGATCTGATACGCGGCCACGCCCGCCTGGAAGGCCCCGGCCGAGTGCGGGTGGGGTCGGATTTGCTCACGGCTCCCAAGATCTTCCTCAACGTCGGAGCCAGGGCCCGCGTCCCCGAAATGCCCGGACTGGACGAGATCGATTACCTGACCAGCACCGGCCTGCTCAAGCTGGAAGAGCTTCCCGAACATCTGGTCGTGATCGGAGGCGGCTACATCGGGTTGGAATTCGCCCAGATGTACCGCCGCTTCGGCAGCCGCGTGACCGTGGTCGAGATGGGCCCGCGCCTGATGAAGCACGAAGATGAAGACGTGGCCGAGGCTGTGGGCGAGATCTTGGCCGAGGAAGGCATCGAGCTGCGCTTGAATGCCGAGTGCATCGGATTCAGCCCCCGGAACTCGGGAATAGCCGTCCAAGTCGAATGCGGCGAAGGTCCCCCAGAAGTCGTCGGCTCACACGTCCTGCTGGCTGTAGGACGCATCCCCAATACCGACGACCTGGGACTTGAGAAGGCGGGCATTGAACTCGACAAGGGCGGATATGTTCCCGTCGACGATCGCCTGCGCAGCCCCGTAGAAAGCATCTGGGCCATCGGCGACTGCAACGGAAAAGGGGCTTTCACCCACACCTCCTACAACGACTACGAGATCGTGGCCAACCAGCTTTTCGGGGACGGCTCGCGAAAAGTCAGCGACCGCATCACCTGCTACGGGCTCTACATCGACCCGCCCCTGGGACGCATCGGCCTGAACGAGAGCCAGGCGCTGCAAAGCGGACGTAAGGCGCTGATGGGCAAGCGTCCCATGAGCAAGGTAGGACGCGCCAAGGAATTCGGCCAGACCCAGGGCTTCATCAAAATCCTGGTGGACCCCGACAGCGAAGAAATCCTGGGTGCGGCCATACTGGGCCTGTCGGGCGACGAGGCCGTGCACTGCCTGCTCGACGTGATGTACGCCAAGACGCCTTACACCGTCATCTCCCAAGCCGTCCACATCCATCCCACCGTCTCAGAGCTGATCCCCACCGTACTGCAGAGCTTAGAGCCGTTAGAGGACGAGGGCGACTGA
- a CDS encoding AI-2E family transporter produces MKIDLSPRQQSTIAVAATLLAAIVILCAIAGLLWLIGIFFATFSHVFLPLAVAGIIALVIKPLYDSFVDRLKLPPVAALAVMALAALVPLALVGWFFGAIVVRQSSDLVQKLPELWEQFLAEARQHLPLIQDLWDRYGDRVTEALQDRGGALLSALQYLGGRFASTGGDVFSLFGRLAAWVVLPVYIAFFLLMDPQKPQTWSDSALPFLKPETREDISYLGHEFVNIIVAFFRGQLLIALLQGILFALGFSIVGLRWGAVLGLALGLLNIIPYLGSILGLGVALPLALWQTGGGFPLVVGVLVVFTVVQMVEGYVLTPKIMGDRTGLHPMVIMVAVFFWGSALNGILGMLLAIPLTAFFVVFWRLARDKYFRELV; encoded by the coding sequence ATGAAGATCGATCTCAGCCCCCGTCAGCAATCGACCATCGCTGTCGCTGCCACACTGCTGGCAGCCATTGTGATCCTGTGCGCGATTGCCGGGTTGCTGTGGTTGATCGGCATCTTCTTCGCCACTTTCTCGCACGTATTTCTGCCCTTGGCCGTGGCCGGAATCATCGCCCTGGTCATCAAACCGCTTTACGACTCGTTCGTCGACCGGCTCAAGCTTCCGCCGGTGGCGGCCTTGGCCGTCATGGCGCTGGCCGCGCTGGTGCCGCTGGCCCTGGTGGGATGGTTTTTCGGCGCCATCGTGGTACGGCAGTCGTCCGATCTGGTTCAAAAGCTGCCCGAACTGTGGGAACAGTTTCTGGCCGAAGCCCGTCAGCATCTGCCGCTTATCCAGGACCTGTGGGACCGCTACGGAGACCGCGTCACCGAGGCCCTGCAGGATCGAGGCGGGGCACTGCTCTCAGCGCTGCAGTACCTGGGCGGACGCTTCGCCTCCACCGGCGGAGACGTCTTCAGCCTCTTCGGACGCCTGGCGGCCTGGGTCGTCCTGCCGGTTTACATCGCCTTCTTCCTGCTCATGGACCCGCAGAAGCCGCAGACCTGGTCCGACTCCGCCCTTCCCTTCCTCAAGCCGGAAACCCGCGAAGACATCTCCTACCTGGGGCACGAATTCGTCAATATCATCGTGGCCTTCTTCCGCGGCCAACTGCTCATCGCCCTCTTGCAGGGCATCCTCTTCGCGCTGGGATTCAGCATCGTGGGACTGCGCTGGGGCGCCGTGCTGGGTCTGGCGCTGGGACTGCTCAACATCATTCCCTACCTGGGCAGCATCCTGGGACTGGGCGTGGCCCTGCCCCTGGCCCTCTGGCAGACCGGAGGCGGCTTTCCTCTGGTGGTCGGGGTGCTGGTGGTTTTCACCGTGGTGCAGATGGTCGAGGGCTACGTCCTCACCCCCAAGATCATGGGAGACCGAACCGGACTCCACCCCATGGTCATCATGGTGGCCGTCTTTTTCTGGGGCTCGGCCCTCAACGGTATCCTGGGAATGCTGCTGGCCATCCCCCTGACGGCCTTCTTCGTGGTCTTCTGGCGGCTGGCCCGAGACAAATACTTCCGCGAACTCGTGTAG